The following are encoded in a window of Caldicellulosiruptor danielii genomic DNA:
- the glgD gene encoding glucose-1-phosphate adenylyltransferase subunit GlgD, producing the protein MLTNYLGIVSLTENDSKLKSLTATRPLGSIPIFGRYRVIDFALSNLVNAGVTNVGILVPTKSRSLIDHVGTGKPWDLNRKVDGLYIFNYSHEPPSISDIKLLKSNMEFLLRSKKEMVIFTLSHMICNIDFEEVAKYHEESNADITVVYKKVSNEDDLFIDAPTLILDQDSKVIGVGKNIGRRTLVNISLDMFLLSKEFLIECILSCLENGNCGSFRDFVYKNVQNMNVNAYEFKGYVGCINSISSYFKVSMDMLNVDIQQELFSKERPIYTKSNDSPPTRYFSTCDVENSFISNGCLIKGKVKNSIISRGVVIEKDAVVENSIIFSKCIIKSGAVLKNVILDKNVVIDSNVTLIGHNKNPLVIEKHSEVDLSVLKEVKRV; encoded by the coding sequence ATGCTTACAAATTACTTAGGTATTGTGAGCCTTACAGAAAACGATAGTAAATTAAAAAGTTTAACTGCAACAAGACCTTTAGGATCAATTCCTATCTTTGGAAGATATAGAGTGATTGATTTTGCACTCTCAAACCTTGTTAATGCAGGTGTTACAAATGTTGGAATTTTGGTACCAACAAAGTCGCGTTCACTCATTGACCATGTGGGAACAGGCAAGCCATGGGACTTAAATAGAAAAGTAGATGGTCTTTACATTTTTAACTATTCCCATGAGCCACCTTCAATAAGTGATATAAAGCTTTTGAAGAGTAATATGGAGTTCTTACTTCGTAGCAAAAAAGAAATGGTGATATTTACTTTATCACATATGATTTGCAATATTGATTTTGAAGAAGTTGCAAAATACCATGAAGAGTCAAATGCCGATATTACAGTTGTTTACAAAAAGGTAAGCAATGAAGATGACCTTTTCATAGATGCCCCAACCCTGATTTTAGACCAAGACTCAAAGGTCATAGGAGTTGGAAAGAACATTGGAAGGCGCACACTTGTTAATATTTCCTTGGACATGTTCTTGCTTAGCAAAGAATTTTTAATCGAATGTATTTTGAGCTGTTTGGAAAACGGCAATTGTGGTTCGTTTAGGGATTTTGTGTACAAAAACGTCCAAAATATGAATGTAAATGCTTATGAGTTCAAAGGATATGTTGGGTGTATAAATTCAATATCATCATATTTCAAGGTGTCAATGGATATGCTAAATGTTGATATTCAGCAGGAACTTTTTTCAAAAGAAAGGCCAATTTACACAAAATCCAACGACTCACCACCAACTCGATACTTTTCTACATGCGATGTTGAAAACTCTTTCATTTCAAATGGCTGTTTAATTAAAGGAAAGGTAAAAAACAGCATAATTTCGCGTGGGGTTGTAATTGAAAAAGATGCAGTGGTAGAAAACAGTATAATATTTTCAAAGTGTATTATCAAAAGTGGAGCGGTTTTGAAAAACGTAATTCTTGATAAAAACGTTGTAATTGATTCAAATGTAACCTTAATCGGACATAACAAAAATCCTCTCGTAATAGAAAAACATAGTGAGGTTGATTTAAGTGTTCTAAAAGAGGTGAAAAGAGTATGA
- a CDS encoding glucose-1-phosphate adenylyltransferase, translating to MNGLKREIIAMILAGGQGSRLKELTKANAKPAVEFGGKYRIIDFTLSNCTNSSIDVVGVLTQYQPFTLHCHIGIGTAWDLDRTKGGVYILPPHTNDSGGNWYKGTADAIYQNMNFVELFSPEYLLVLSGDHIYTMDYQEMLKFHKEKKADVTIACIEVPIQEASRFGIMNTNEDNRIYEFEEKPKHPKNNLASMGIYIFNWEKLKKYLKEDAKDENSDHDFGKNIIPKMLKGGERLFAYPFRGYWKDVGTVESYWEANMDLLNESCPIDTPSCSLDLYNDEFKVYTSSIAYPPQYIAPGANMKKSMIVEGCSIWGEVYHSVLSYNVYVGKNAKVINSVILSNSHIEEGAVVENAIICTGAKVSKGCIVRGKPGKIAVVPENKKQSSNLILE from the coding sequence ATGAACGGCCTTAAACGTGAAATCATAGCAATGATTTTGGCAGGTGGTCAAGGAAGCAGGTTAAAAGAACTTACTAAAGCAAACGCAAAGCCAGCGGTGGAATTCGGGGGTAAGTATAGGATAATAGACTTCACTCTCAGCAACTGTACAAACTCATCAATTGACGTTGTCGGTGTTTTGACACAGTATCAGCCATTTACTTTACACTGTCATATTGGAATTGGGACAGCATGGGATTTGGACCGCACAAAAGGCGGTGTTTACATCCTGCCACCTCACACAAACGACAGTGGGGGAAACTGGTACAAAGGAACTGCAGATGCTATCTATCAAAATATGAACTTTGTTGAACTCTTCTCGCCAGAGTATCTTTTAGTACTGTCAGGCGACCATATCTATACCATGGACTATCAAGAGATGCTTAAATTCCACAAAGAGAAAAAGGCTGATGTGACAATTGCATGTATTGAGGTGCCAATACAAGAAGCCTCAAGGTTTGGTATCATGAACACAAATGAGGATAACAGAATATACGAATTTGAAGAAAAGCCAAAACATCCGAAGAATAACCTCGCATCCATGGGAATTTATATTTTTAATTGGGAAAAACTTAAAAAATATTTAAAAGAAGATGCAAAAGACGAAAATTCTGACCATGACTTTGGCAAAAATATTATCCCCAAGATGTTAAAAGGCGGTGAAAGACTGTTTGCTTATCCTTTCAGGGGATACTGGAAAGACGTCGGAACGGTTGAGTCATACTGGGAGGCAAATATGGACCTTTTGAATGAAAGTTGTCCTATAGATACTCCCAGCTGTAGCTTAGATCTTTATAATGATGAGTTTAAAGTGTATACTTCATCGATTGCCTACCCTCCTCAGTACATAGCCCCAGGTGCAAATATGAAAAAATCTATGATAGTTGAGGGGTGTAGCATCTGGGGTGAGGTTTACCATTCGGTTCTGTCTTATAATGTCTACGTCGGTAAAAATGCAAAGGTCATAAACTCTGTAATTCTCAGTAATAGCCACATTGAAGAGGGTGCAGTTGTTGAAAATGCAATTATATGCACTGGAGCAAAGGTCTCAAAAGGATGTATTGTGAGAGGAAAGCCAGGTAAAATTGCTGTTGTTCCTGAGAATAAAAAACAAAGCTCAAATCTAATTTTAGAATAA
- the glgB gene encoding 1,4-alpha-glucan branching protein GlgB codes for MIKKVKSTIYLSDIKRFESGEHFESYKFLGSRVVNYRGKVGTVFCVWAPNAKSVSVVGDFNNWCGENHKMMRVHGSGFWWLFVEGLLEGELYKYEIIGADGKRVLKADPYAIYSEVRPNTASIVKNIPDYEWHDQEWMEKRKVTPPYDKPINIYEVHLASWKMKKDGTVEKAGEFYNYRELAHMLVDYLKEMNYTHIELLPVLEHPLDMSWGYQPTGYFSVTSRYGYPEDFMYFVDIMHQNGIGVIIDWVPAHFCKDEHGLYRFDGTFLYEYEDELLRENYTWGTATFDFSKPQVQSFLISSAMFWFDVYHIDGIRVDAVSHIIYMNNNQKNRYGGHENIEGIEFIKKLNKAIFSKHPNVLMIAEESTAFPLVTYPTYDGGLGFNYKWNMGWMNDTLKYMKFHPDERKHHHNLLTFSIMYAFSENFILPFSHDEVVHGKKSLLDKMPGDYNQKFANLRLLYGYMYTHPGKKLLFMGGEFGQFIEWRFYASLDWLLLDYPMHRMLQHYVKTLNKFYLENKALWEQDHIMDGFRWIDVHNWQQSVISYIRFSRDPNDFLVIICNFGLTSYESYKIGVPRKGIYLEVFNSDKAEFGGNNIVNTEKLKTIDEVWHGYHQCIEFRLPALSCLIFKPIELFEDTKEKATDE; via the coding sequence ATGATAAAAAAGGTAAAATCAACAATATATTTGTCTGATATTAAAAGATTTGAATCAGGCGAGCATTTTGAAAGCTATAAATTCTTAGGAAGCAGGGTTGTAAATTACAGAGGCAAAGTTGGCACTGTTTTCTGTGTTTGGGCACCAAATGCAAAAAGTGTATCTGTTGTAGGTGACTTTAATAATTGGTGTGGCGAAAATCACAAAATGATGAGAGTACATGGTAGCGGGTTTTGGTGGCTGTTTGTTGAAGGGCTTTTGGAAGGTGAGCTTTACAAATACGAGATTATTGGCGCTGACGGAAAAAGAGTTTTAAAAGCAGACCCTTATGCAATCTACTCAGAAGTCAGACCTAACACTGCATCAATTGTCAAAAACATCCCAGACTATGAGTGGCACGACCAAGAGTGGATGGAGAAAAGAAAGGTTACCCCTCCTTATGACAAACCTATCAATATTTATGAAGTTCATCTTGCTTCTTGGAAAATGAAAAAGGATGGTACTGTAGAAAAAGCTGGTGAATTTTATAATTACCGTGAACTTGCCCATATGCTTGTTGATTATCTTAAAGAAATGAACTATACACACATTGAGCTTTTGCCAGTTTTGGAGCATCCATTGGACATGTCTTGGGGATACCAGCCAACAGGATACTTTTCTGTGACCTCGCGCTACGGCTACCCTGAAGATTTTATGTATTTTGTTGACATTATGCACCAAAATGGAATTGGTGTTATTATTGATTGGGTACCTGCTCACTTTTGCAAAGATGAACATGGGCTTTACAGGTTTGACGGGACATTCTTGTATGAATATGAAGATGAGCTTTTGAGAGAAAACTATACGTGGGGTACAGCTACATTTGACTTTTCAAAGCCGCAGGTACAAAGTTTTTTAATCTCAAGTGCAATGTTTTGGTTCGATGTGTACCACATTGACGGAATAAGAGTTGATGCTGTATCTCATATAATCTATATGAACAACAATCAAAAAAACAGGTATGGCGGGCATGAGAATATAGAAGGAATTGAGTTTATTAAAAAACTAAACAAAGCAATCTTTTCAAAACATCCAAATGTTTTAATGATTGCAGAAGAGTCTACAGCCTTTCCACTTGTTACATACCCCACTTATGATGGTGGCTTGGGATTTAACTATAAATGGAATATGGGATGGATGAACGACACGCTAAAATACATGAAATTTCACCCAGATGAAAGAAAACATCATCACAACCTCTTGACATTTTCCATCATGTATGCATTCTCAGAAAACTTCATCCTGCCATTTTCGCATGATGAGGTTGTGCATGGGAAAAAATCGCTGCTTGATAAGATGCCGGGTGACTACAATCAAAAGTTTGCAAACTTAAGACTTCTTTATGGCTATATGTACACACATCCGGGCAAAAAGCTACTTTTTATGGGCGGTGAGTTTGGTCAGTTCATTGAATGGAGATTTTATGCATCTCTTGACTGGCTGCTCTTGGATTATCCTATGCATCGGATGCTTCAGCATTACGTAAAAACCCTGAACAAGTTCTATTTGGAAAACAAAGCTCTATGGGAGCAAGACCATATCATGGATGGTTTTAGATGGATAGATGTTCATAACTGGCAGCAAAGTGTCATTTCATATATCAGATTCTCCAGAGACCCAAATGACTTTTTGGTTATAATATGCAACTTTGGGCTTACATCTTACGAAAGCTATAAAATTGGAGTTCCTCGAAAAGGTATATACTTGGAAGTATTTAACAGTGATAAAGCTGAATTTGGTGGTAATAATATAGTAAACACAGAAAAATTAAAAACTATTGATGAAGTTTGGCACGGATACCATCAGTGCATTGAATTTAGACTTCCAGCTCTTTCCTGTCTAATCTTCAAACCAATTGAGCTTTTTGAAGATACAAAAGAAAAAGCTACAGATGAATAA
- the radC gene encoding RadC family protein, protein MSECLHIGHRERVKKRFIEQGLDGFEDHQVLELLLFFSIPRKDTNEIAHRLISTFGSISNVFEAHPKELQKVEGVGENSAILISLISQIARRYLADKAKKAFQLKNVEVAAEYIKSLFVGRKNEVFYVICLDTQLNVIHSVPLFEGTVKEAVVYPRKVVECVIRYNASSVILAHNHPGGSVKPSMDDIRTTQKIVNALSTISVAVNDHFIVAGDKYYSFAQNGILPEPQI, encoded by the coding sequence ATGAGCGAATGTCTTCATATTGGGCATAGAGAAAGGGTAAAGAAAAGATTTATAGAACAGGGCTTGGATGGATTTGAAGACCATCAGGTTTTAGAGCTTCTTTTGTTTTTCAGCATACCGAGAAAAGATACAAATGAGATAGCACACAGGTTAATTTCTACCTTTGGAAGTATTTCAAATGTATTTGAAGCTCATCCAAAAGAACTTCAAAAAGTAGAGGGAGTTGGTGAAAACTCTGCAATTTTAATCTCTCTTATATCCCAAATAGCAAGAAGATACCTTGCCGATAAGGCAAAAAAGGCATTTCAGCTTAAAAATGTAGAAGTAGCAGCAGAGTACATAAAAAGTCTGTTTGTGGGAAGAAAGAATGAGGTATTCTATGTGATATGCTTAGATACCCAGTTAAATGTTATTCATTCTGTGCCACTTTTTGAAGGAACAGTAAAAGAAGCTGTTGTATATCCAAGGAAGGTTGTAGAGTGTGTTATACGCTATAATGCAAGCAGTGTGATTTTAGCTCACAATCACCCAGGCGGTTCTGTAAAGCCTTCCATGGATGATATCAGAACAACTCAAAAGATTGTAAATGCTCTTTCAACAATTTCGGTGGCGGTTAATGACCATTTTATTGTGGCTGGAGATAAATACTATAGCTTTGCTCAAAATGGGATACTTCCAGAGCCACAGATTTAA
- a CDS encoding LysM peptidoglycan-binding domain-containing protein, whose amino-acid sequence MKSLLRCWLFVATAIVLSLLIVSPSLASDIKKEEALFFDSNGKLSYITIINKSSVEYLSPYELSRILGGSFSFDPKDYNFLKSKLIVDQNELIFKLDSNVVTFNGKNFYMEGPMQIIQNRICVPYSTFKTHLNLLEFRHYTSGKRMIFKPNGNYIVYSVQSGDSLWILSQTFGTSIEVIKSLNNLTSDILYVGQKLIVKKVNLNLAQITGTIKWWTYVKAAPSSSSQNLFYLTQGQAVNIIGKQSDFYKISSAKGTGFVLIWAVDIKQDISDVSKPSSYFYSYIPVDTSSDYVSHTYYKVQNGDTIWSIAVKFGIPDYELMLANNLNQNSYIYAGQTLKVPVHTVAVHSNENGAEMLDWFSQGNYVFPIGSVGKFIDIQTGKYFFAKRTMGASHADVETLSFKDTQIMKEIFGGSWSWERRPFILEVKGRRIAVSVSGMPHAGVDGVPYNQNVANRSGGYGYGPNLDTIVNGMNGHFDVYTFNGLRHKDGQIDPQHQLTVSIAAGLR is encoded by the coding sequence ATGAAAAGTCTATTAAGGTGTTGGTTGTTTGTTGCGACTGCTATAGTCTTATCTTTACTCATAGTCTCTCCTTCGCTTGCCTCTGATATTAAAAAAGAAGAGGCTCTGTTTTTTGATTCAAATGGCAAGCTATCTTATATCACCATTATTAACAAAAGCTCAGTAGAGTACCTATCACCTTATGAACTTTCAAGGATACTGGGCGGAAGTTTTTCTTTTGATCCAAAAGACTATAACTTTCTTAAATCAAAGCTTATTGTTGACCAAAATGAACTTATATTTAAGCTTGATAGCAATGTGGTGACATTCAATGGAAAAAACTTTTATATGGAAGGACCGATGCAAATAATACAAAATAGAATTTGTGTTCCTTACTCTACCTTCAAAACTCACTTAAACTTGCTTGAATTTCGTCATTATACATCTGGAAAACGAATGATATTCAAGCCCAACGGAAACTACATAGTCTACAGTGTCCAAAGCGGTGATTCACTCTGGATATTATCACAAACGTTTGGAACATCTATTGAAGTTATTAAGAGTCTCAATAATCTTACAAGTGACATACTCTATGTGGGTCAAAAACTCATTGTAAAAAAAGTGAACCTCAATTTGGCTCAAATTACTGGAACAATAAAGTGGTGGACGTACGTAAAAGCTGCGCCTTCTTCATCTTCGCAAAATTTATTCTATCTTACTCAAGGACAAGCTGTAAATATTATTGGAAAGCAATCAGATTTCTATAAAATTTCATCAGCAAAAGGAACTGGCTTTGTTTTAATCTGGGCAGTAGATATAAAACAAGATATTTCTGACGTCTCAAAACCAAGCAGCTATTTTTATTCTTATATACCTGTTGATACCTCAAGCGACTATGTAAGCCATACATACTACAAGGTACAAAATGGAGATACGATATGGTCAATTGCAGTAAAATTTGGAATACCAGACTACGAACTTATGCTGGCAAATAATCTAAACCAAAATTCATACATCTATGCAGGACAAACTTTAAAAGTGCCAGTTCACACAGTTGCTGTACATTCAAACGAAAATGGTGCTGAAATGCTTGATTGGTTTTCACAAGGCAATTATGTATTCCCAATCGGCAGTGTTGGTAAGTTTATTGACATTCAGACAGGAAAGTACTTTTTTGCAAAAAGAACAATGGGTGCAAGCCATGCAGATGTTGAAACCTTGAGCTTTAAAGACACTCAAATTATGAAAGAGATATTTGGTGGCAGCTGGAGTTGGGAAAGACGTCCGTTCATACTTGAAGTAAAAGGAAGAAGAATAGCCGTGTCAGTTTCTGGTATGCCTCATGCAGGAGTTGATGGTGTGCCTTACAACCAAAATGTAGCAAACAGAAGCGGTGGATATGGCTACGGTCCAAACCTTGATACAATTGTAAATGGCATGAATGGACACTTTGATGTATATACATTCAACGGTCTTCGACACAAAGATGGTCAAATTGACCCTCAGCATCAGCTGACTGTTTCAATTGCCGCTGGGCTTAGATAA
- a CDS encoding nucleotidyltransferase domain-containing protein — MPAISVVNSSLKNELDRILNIIIENFNPEKVILFGSMANGNFNESSDIDLVVIMPTNLRFIERILHLAQTVKPEVPVDFLVYTPEEEEEFIKNNHLFYTEEILKKGVILYEKRGN; from the coding sequence ATGCCGGCAATCTCAGTTGTCAATAGTTCTTTGAAGAATGAGCTGGATAGAATATTGAACATAATTATTGAAAATTTCAACCCTGAAAAGGTGATACTGTTTGGGTCAATGGCAAATGGAAATTTTAATGAATCGAGCGATATTGACTTGGTGGTGATAATGCCTACTAATCTTAGGTTTATAGAAAGAATATTGCATCTTGCGCAGACTGTAAAACCTGAAGTACCTGTAGATTTTTTGGTCTATACTCCAGAAGAGGAAGAAGAATTTATAAAAAATAACCATTTGTTCTACACAGAAGAAATTTTAAAAAAAGGAGTTATACTCTATGAAAAAAGGGGAAACTGA
- a CDS encoding HEPN domain-containing protein, which yields MKKGETEFKQWAVYAENDLKAAQKLLNSKLYNIVCFHSQQAIEKYLKAFLVYNGVNAPRTHSIVYLIKMCANIEKDFEKFKEEARIIDVFYIPSRCPNAPLGSLPDGLPNKDDAERAFEIAQKIC from the coding sequence ATGAAAAAAGGGGAAACTGAATTTAAACAGTGGGCTGTTTATGCAGAAAATGATTTAAAAGCTGCTCAAAAGCTGTTAAACTCAAAACTTTATAATATTGTGTGTTTCCATTCTCAACAGGCAATTGAAAAATATTTGAAAGCATTTTTGGTATATAATGGTGTAAACGCACCCCGAACACACAGTATAGTTTATCTAATTAAAATGTGTGCAAATATTGAAAAAGATTTTGAAAAATTTAAAGAAGAGGCGCGCATAATCGATGTTTTCTACATTCCCTCAAGGTGTCCTAACGCGCCTCTTGGAAGCCTTCCAGATGGTTTGCCGAACAAAGATGATGCAGAAAGAGCATTTGAAATTGCTCAAAAAATTTGTTAA
- the ribE gene encoding 6,7-dimethyl-8-ribityllumazine synthase yields MKIFEGSFYGKDLKFAIVISRFNSFITDELLKGCIDGLSRHDVDSENIDVYYVPGAFEIPLVAKKLAKSKKYNAIIALGAVIRGSTPHFEYVSAEVSKGIANVSLEQEVPVIFGVLTCDTVDQAIERAGTKAGNKGFDAALSALEMANLMKNISES; encoded by the coding sequence TTGAAAATTTTTGAAGGTAGCTTTTACGGAAAAGATTTAAAATTTGCAATTGTCATCTCAAGATTTAACTCATTTATTACAGATGAGCTTTTAAAAGGATGCATAGATGGTCTTTCTCGGCATGATGTTGACAGTGAAAATATCGATGTATATTATGTACCAGGTGCTTTTGAAATACCACTTGTTGCTAAAAAGCTTGCAAAGTCAAAAAAGTACAATGCAATAATTGCACTTGGTGCAGTAATTCGCGGCAGTACACCACATTTTGAGTATGTAAGCGCAGAAGTATCAAAAGGCATTGCAAACGTCTCTTTAGAACAAGAAGTTCCAGTTATATTTGGTGTTCTGACATGCGACACAGTTGACCAGGCAATCGAAAGAGCAGGTACAAAAGCAGGAAACAAAGGGTTTGACGCAGCCCTCTCTGCCCTGGAGATGGCAAATTTGATGAAAAATATTTCTGAATCTTAA
- the ribB gene encoding 3,4-dihydroxy-2-butanone-4-phosphate synthase, whose amino-acid sequence MYDLKDVIQNFKSGEFVIVFDSQSREDEADLILPAQFSTPDKISFVLNHAKGMFCVAIDKEIQERLNLYVPYNTKDSCTFTVTVDHKDTKTGITAKERSKTSKELANPNAMASDFKIPGHVNPVVAHEGGVLARKGHTEAAVELCKISELFPAAVMIEILDEKGNSHNKEYVKNLAKKFSIPITTIEEIEKYILLSHPTVQKEAEAELPTQYGKFKIFAFKNYFSQKEHAVLINQTFNPSQPVNVRIHSSCKTGDVFHSLRCDCHQQLEFFLQFMAENKNCMLIYLDQEGRGIGFANKIKAYALQEQGFDTYEANNLLGFDDDLRDYFDALHILRFFGIKKINLATSNPEKVSFLQDCGIEILKRISIPVVVNPYNRKYIHSKIFKKKHEILIKGEDKVENF is encoded by the coding sequence ATGTATGATTTAAAAGATGTAATACAGAACTTTAAAAGTGGAGAGTTTGTAATAGTATTTGACAGCCAAAGCCGTGAAGATGAAGCAGATTTAATTTTGCCTGCTCAGTTTTCAACACCAGATAAAATAAGCTTTGTTTTGAATCATGCTAAAGGAATGTTCTGTGTTGCAATAGACAAAGAAATTCAAGAGCGCTTGAATTTATACGTTCCTTACAATACTAAAGACAGTTGTACTTTTACAGTTACGGTCGACCACAAAGACACAAAAACAGGTATAACTGCAAAAGAAAGAAGCAAAACAAGCAAAGAGCTTGCAAACCCAAACGCAATGGCTTCTGACTTTAAAATTCCTGGGCATGTAAATCCTGTTGTTGCTCATGAAGGAGGTGTTCTTGCAAGAAAAGGCCATACAGAGGCAGCTGTTGAACTTTGCAAAATCTCAGAGCTTTTTCCTGCTGCAGTGATGATTGAAATCTTAGACGAAAAAGGAAATAGTCACAACAAAGAGTATGTAAAAAATTTGGCAAAGAAATTTTCAATACCCATTACCACAATTGAAGAGATTGAAAAATATATTCTACTTAGCCATCCCACAGTCCAAAAAGAAGCTGAGGCAGAGCTTCCCACACAGTATGGAAAGTTTAAGATTTTTGCTTTCAAAAACTATTTTTCGCAAAAAGAACATGCTGTGCTGATAAACCAGACTTTTAACCCAAGCCAGCCTGTAAATGTCCGAATACACTCTTCGTGCAAAACAGGAGACGTTTTTCATAGCCTGAGGTGCGACTGTCATCAGCAGCTTGAATTTTTCTTGCAGTTTATGGCAGAGAATAAAAACTGCATGCTCATTTACCTTGACCAGGAAGGAAGAGGAATTGGATTTGCAAACAAGATAAAAGCATACGCTCTTCAAGAGCAAGGCTTTGATACCTATGAGGCAAACAATCTACTTGGCTTTGACGATGATTTGAGAGATTACTTTGATGCTTTGCATATTTTAAGGTTCTTTGGAATAAAGAAAATAAATCTTGCAACATCTAATCCTGAAAAAGTTTCTTTTTTGCAGGATTGTGGAATTGAGATTTTAAAGAGAATATCTATTCCGGTTGTTGTAAATCCATATAACAGGAAATATATACATTCGAAAATATTTAAGAAAAAACATGAAATTTTAATAAAAGGAGAGGATAAGGTTGAAAATTTTTGA
- a CDS encoding riboflavin synthase encodes MFSGIVEEVGRVVLMRKIEDIVKLSIEVKKIEAKIGDSIAVDGVCLTVTNISNGIFDFDLSPETIERTTLKFLKEGMTVNLEPALKMGDRIGGHIVLGHVDCIGTICMQKIQGKSRIIGIKPSENFKGLVVKKGSVAIDGISLTVVDVFDTYFTISLIPHTIENTTLKYKKVGSWVNIEFDYIAKIVKENLR; translated from the coding sequence ATGTTTAGCGGCATTGTTGAAGAGGTTGGCAGGGTTGTTCTAATGAGAAAAATTGAAGATATTGTAAAGCTGAGTATAGAAGTGAAAAAGATAGAAGCAAAAATTGGTGACAGTATAGCAGTTGATGGTGTGTGCCTGACAGTTACAAATATTTCAAATGGAATTTTTGACTTTGACCTGTCACCTGAAACAATTGAAAGGACCACGCTTAAATTTTTAAAAGAAGGAATGACTGTTAATCTGGAGCCTGCTTTGAAGATGGGAGACAGAATTGGTGGTCACATTGTCCTTGGTCATGTTGACTGTATTGGCACAATCTGCATGCAAAAAATTCAGGGAAAAAGTAGAATAATTGGGATAAAGCCGTCTGAAAATTTTAAAGGCCTTGTTGTCAAAAAAGGTTCTGTTGCAATTGATGGTATTTCTCTTACAGTTGTAGATGTCTTTGACACATACTTTACAATCTCTTTGATTCCACATACTATTGAAAATACTACCTTGAAGTACAAAAAAGTAGGTAGCTGGGTAAATATTGAATTTGACTACATTGCAAAGATTGTGAAAGAAAATTTGAGGTGA